Proteins from a single region of Gordonia hongkongensis:
- a CDS encoding DUF4350 domain-containing protein, translating into MTGTVQATPPGPVASTPMRPAPAKNKTPAWIWVTIVLVVVVVVAGVGLLGVTALTGVQGTPGPGVSYDPDNAQPTGSRALAQILDDRGADLRQVRGLAEFTDAPRPGRGTTVVVSSTSSLNPGTTQQFRERVQDADRVILIAPDTTVLTALDLPVTSGYGAGPAAVPAGCRTPGIDETDVVDFSPFGYSPTSPAATACFTSDGTSNLVVVPRTTDRPEFVVISGTMLTNDQLAQQDNAGVAVRVFARSDEILWYVPFFTDQVATEDEESDIPAAVGPLIVLTVFAVLALMLWRGRRFGPLVTEPLPAVVKAVETTRARGRMYHRAGADARAAAALRIHTLGSLASYLGLPFDAARATDALSRPDWDTVVAPTENSDPMVSAIVLAVVGATHRDLGEVRSLLSGPLPTTDAQLVHFTAELTNLEKEVRHAP; encoded by the coding sequence GTGACCGGAACCGTGCAGGCGACGCCACCCGGACCCGTCGCGTCGACGCCGATGCGACCGGCGCCCGCGAAGAACAAGACGCCGGCGTGGATCTGGGTGACCATCGTGCTGGTGGTGGTCGTCGTGGTCGCCGGCGTCGGACTCCTCGGTGTCACGGCACTCACCGGGGTGCAGGGCACGCCCGGTCCCGGCGTCAGCTACGACCCCGACAACGCCCAACCCACCGGATCGCGCGCTCTCGCTCAGATCCTCGACGACCGCGGGGCCGACCTCAGGCAGGTGCGCGGCCTCGCGGAGTTCACCGACGCCCCGCGTCCCGGCCGCGGGACCACGGTGGTGGTGAGCTCGACGTCGTCGCTGAATCCCGGTACGACACAACAGTTCCGAGAGCGCGTGCAGGACGCCGACCGCGTGATCCTGATCGCGCCGGACACCACCGTGCTCACCGCGCTCGACCTGCCCGTCACGTCCGGCTACGGCGCCGGCCCGGCAGCGGTCCCCGCGGGTTGCCGCACGCCCGGCATCGACGAGACCGACGTCGTCGACTTCAGTCCGTTCGGATACTCACCGACCTCGCCCGCGGCCACGGCCTGCTTCACGTCCGACGGGACATCGAATCTGGTCGTGGTCCCCCGCACCACCGACCGTCCCGAATTTGTCGTCATCAGTGGCACAATGCTCACCAACGATCAACTGGCACAGCAGGACAACGCCGGCGTCGCCGTGCGGGTCTTCGCGAGGTCCGACGAGATCCTCTGGTACGTTCCCTTCTTCACCGATCAAGTCGCGACCGAGGACGAGGAGTCCGACATCCCGGCCGCGGTCGGGCCGCTGATCGTGTTGACCGTCTTCGCGGTTCTGGCCCTGATGTTGTGGCGGGGCAGGCGATTCGGCCCGCTGGTCACCGAGCCGCTCCCGGCGGTCGTCAAGGCGGTCGAGACCACCCGGGCGCGGGGCCGCATGTATCACCGCGCTGGAGCCGACGCGCGCGCCGCGGCGGCGCTGCGCATCCACACGCTGGGTTCGCTGGCGTCGTATCTGGGACTTCCGTTCGACGCCGCCCGTGCCACCGACGCACTGTCGCGACCCGACTGGGACACCGTCGTCGCGCCGACCGAGAACTCGGACCCGATGGTGTCGGCGATCGTCCTCGCCGTGGTGGGGGCAACGCACCGCGATCTGGGCGAGGTCCGGTCGCTGCTGTCCGGTCCGCTCCCCACCACCGACGCCCAGCTCGTGCACTTCACCGCCGAGCTGACCAACCTCGAGAAGGAAGTCCGACACGCGCCATGA
- a CDS encoding DUF4129 domain-containing protein has product MIGVLAAPLNPGNDEARRWAEEELSDSEYQPPEPSWFDRFGERLWEWIADNVFGWFGGSDTLRGIVIVVAIALVLGLVVAVVRHLRRNPRLPRTTAGPPTGSVLTGPARSAADFRSDADAAFAAGRYDECVLAAVRAMARRGIERGLLADEPSLTAHEVAVDLGPRFPTYDSGLRTATDLFDAIAYGDRHASAESARAVLDIERGVSSARPVDQDTVRSSRLAVPR; this is encoded by the coding sequence GTGATCGGAGTTCTCGCTGCGCCACTGAACCCCGGCAACGACGAAGCACGCCGGTGGGCCGAGGAGGAGCTGTCCGACTCCGAGTATCAACCACCCGAACCGTCGTGGTTCGACCGCTTCGGTGAGCGGCTCTGGGAGTGGATCGCCGACAACGTCTTCGGCTGGTTCGGCGGCTCCGACACCCTTCGGGGCATCGTGATCGTCGTGGCGATCGCCCTCGTCCTCGGGCTCGTCGTCGCGGTCGTCCGGCATCTCCGACGCAACCCACGACTTCCCCGCACCACCGCTGGCCCGCCAACGGGGTCGGTACTGACAGGTCCGGCTCGGTCCGCGGCCGACTTCCGGTCCGACGCCGACGCCGCCTTCGCCGCAGGCCGGTACGACGAGTGTGTGCTCGCCGCCGTGCGTGCCATGGCTCGTCGGGGTATCGAGCGCGGTCTGCTGGCCGATGAACCGTCTCTGACCGCCCACGAGGTCGCTGTCGACCTCGGACCCCGCTTCCCCACCTACGACTCCGGGTTACGAACGGCGACAGACCTGTTCGACGCCATCGCCTACGGCGACCGACACGCATCGGCCGAATCCGCGCGCGCGGTCCTCGACATCGAACGCGGGGTCTCGTCCGCACGGCCGGTCGACCAGGACACGGTCCGGTCGAGCCGACTGGCGGTGCCCCGGTGA
- a CDS encoding nuclear transport factor 2 family protein, whose protein sequence is MTVEQAGLAEKIDAAVDAYIELLNSGTAEQIADLYAADATVEDPIGADIRDTREQLVEFYSVITGMDERTATLKWKKIAGDTAVFEFTLVTKTAGLAFEITPVDIMVFDAEGKVSTMRAVWQQSDLKQL, encoded by the coding sequence ATGACCGTGGAACAAGCCGGGCTCGCGGAGAAGATCGACGCGGCCGTCGACGCCTATATCGAGCTGCTCAACTCGGGTACCGCAGAGCAGATCGCCGACCTCTACGCCGCCGACGCGACCGTCGAGGACCCCATCGGCGCGGACATCCGCGACACCCGCGAGCAGCTGGTGGAGTTCTACTCGGTGATCACCGGTATGGACGAGCGCACCGCGACGCTCAAGTGGAAGAAGATCGCCGGCGACACCGCGGTCTTCGAGTTCACCCTGGTCACCAAGACCGCCGGACTCGCCTTCGAGATCACCCCCGTCGACATCATGGTCTTCGACGCCGAGGGCAAGGTGTCGACGATGCGCGCGGTCTGGCAGCAGTCGGATCTCAAGCAACTCTGA
- a CDS encoding glycerophosphoryl diester phosphodiesterase membrane domain-containing protein, whose product MPQRRPTSVNSLLQQIFSTTFAAPRVFLGLVGVSWGAAAAPVALITWWLVSAEPTLDDPDDLASSLAPVTAFVLIVFAQWTVMTGALSGLAARPLARLRAGSVPTLDDALRAGRRSLARLSGWTALLGLAVAAAFTPGIALLGLGVSSDGIVLIAGSLLLFLVALIPVTWLLVRTVFTAPAIVIDGLSVRDAIARSGSLSAERFWRTFGILAVMVVLAWVAMPTMMYPFDLLGSIAGMWFDNWDARGTETVVAVIGTVVASMVVQPVLTVVPAVLYDDARAEADPKPFFSGQGDR is encoded by the coding sequence ATGCCGCAACGACGACCGACGTCCGTCAACTCCTTGCTGCAACAGATCTTCTCCACCACGTTCGCGGCACCGCGTGTCTTCCTGGGCCTCGTCGGCGTGAGTTGGGGCGCGGCGGCGGCACCAGTCGCGCTCATCACCTGGTGGCTGGTGAGCGCCGAACCGACCCTCGACGACCCGGACGACTTGGCATCGAGCCTGGCACCGGTCACCGCGTTCGTCCTCATCGTCTTTGCGCAGTGGACCGTCATGACGGGCGCACTCAGCGGTCTCGCCGCCCGCCCCCTGGCCCGCCTGCGCGCCGGGTCCGTACCGACGCTCGACGACGCCCTGCGCGCGGGTCGCCGGTCCCTCGCCCGACTGTCGGGGTGGACCGCCCTCCTGGGACTCGCCGTCGCGGCGGCGTTCACCCCGGGCATCGCACTCCTCGGTCTGGGAGTCAGCTCCGACGGGATCGTGCTGATCGCCGGGAGTCTCCTCCTCTTCCTCGTCGCGCTCATCCCGGTGACGTGGCTGCTGGTACGCACGGTGTTCACGGCACCGGCGATCGTGATCGACGGCCTCTCCGTGCGAGACGCGATCGCCCGCTCGGGGTCGTTGTCGGCGGAGCGGTTCTGGCGGACCTTCGGCATCCTGGCGGTCATGGTCGTGCTGGCGTGGGTCGCGATGCCGACGATGATGTACCCCTTCGATCTCCTCGGATCGATCGCCGGCATGTGGTTCGACAACTGGGACGCCCGTGGCACCGAGACCGTCGTCGCGGTGATCGGCACCGTCGTGGCGTCGATGGTCGTGCAACCGGTACTGACCGTCGTCCCGGCCGTCCTCTATGACGATGCACGCGCCGAGGCGGACCCGAAGCCGTTCTTCTCCGGACAGGGCGACCGGTGA